Proteins from a genomic interval of Clostridium scatologenes:
- a CDS encoding beta-class carbonic anhydrase encodes MSRLEEILEYNENFVSNNEYEPYVVSKIPKKKMVVLSCMDTRLTELLPRAMNIKNGDAKIIKDAGATVIHPFGGVARSIMVAIYEFGAEDVFIVGHSGCGMSNLDTKSLINKMINRGIMKDTIDTLNNAGIHVEEWLHGFESVEESIKESVKMIKNHPLVPKDIKVHGLIMDSETGKIDVVIDGDKED; translated from the coding sequence ATGAGCAGATTAGAAGAAATATTAGAGTACAATGAGAATTTTGTAAGTAATAATGAATATGAACCGTATGTAGTTAGCAAAATTCCAAAAAAGAAAATGGTTGTATTATCTTGTATGGATACTAGATTGACAGAGTTATTACCAAGGGCTATGAATATAAAAAATGGTGATGCTAAAATAATAAAAGATGCAGGAGCAACAGTTATTCATCCTTTTGGTGGTGTTGCCAGGAGTATAATGGTTGCAATATATGAGTTTGGGGCAGAAGATGTCTTTATAGTAGGGCATTCTGGTTGTGGAATGAGTAATTTAGATACTAAAAGCCTTATTAATAAAATGATAAATAGAGGAATAATGAAAGATACTATAGATACATTAAACAATGCAGGTATTCATGTTGAAGAGTGGCTTCATGGTTTTGAATCGGTGGAAGAATCTATAAAAGAAAGTGTTAAAATGATAAAAAATCACCCTTTAGTTCCTAAAGATATTAAAGTACATGGATTAATTATGGATTCAGAAACAGGAAAAATAGATGTAGTTATAGATGGAGATAAAGAAGATTAG
- a CDS encoding GNAT family N-acetyltransferase, giving the protein MFKYVIDGDIELKLLDNCHIEEQFALIQRNRSYLKQWLPWVDGIKTFGDVAKSIKISKEQYVGNDGFRCGIWYKGRMAGIIGYHNIDWSNKSTSIGYWIGEEFQKNGIMIRACKVLVDYAIKELGLNRVEIRCAEENFKSRHIPEKLGFKNEGTLRESEWLYDHYVSHIVYGILKDEWMKM; this is encoded by the coding sequence TTGTTTAAGTATGTAATTGATGGTGATATAGAACTAAAATTGTTAGATAATTGTCATATAGAAGAACAATTTGCACTAATACAGAGAAATCGATCTTATCTTAAACAATGGTTGCCTTGGGTAGATGGAATTAAGACTTTTGGAGATGTGGCAAAATCTATAAAAATTTCTAAAGAACAATATGTAGGTAATGATGGATTTCGATGTGGAATATGGTATAAGGGAAGAATGGCAGGCATAATTGGATATCACAATATTGATTGGTCAAATAAATCTACAAGCATTGGTTATTGGATTGGAGAAGAATTTCAAAAAAATGGTATTATGATAAGAGCTTGCAAGGTTTTGGTAGATTATGCTATAAAAGAGCTTGGATTAAATAGAGTTGAAATTAGGTGTGCTGAAGAAAATTTTAAAAGTAGACACATTCCAGAAAAGCTGGGTTTTAAAAATGAAGGAACTTTACGAGAGTCAGAATGGCTATATGATCATTATGTTAGTCACATTGTTTATGGAATACTTAAAGATGAATGGATGAAGATGTAG
- a CDS encoding alpha/beta fold hydrolase, translated as MLNRNFRLGLILAIAACTCISSSVYADENISVKRLSGNDRYETSANIASYYEGGQLNSVIVTSGNGFADALSSSCIQGFGGSPVMLVGDNIQNSSKTISYIENHLKKDGIIYILGGEASVNSGFDKYFKGKGFNKIIRLGGNDRYETNIKIVNQANVREGTPIVIANGDNFPDALSISSIAAYKGYPIFITPFNNLPSKTEEKIKEIKPSKIYVIGGSSSISSGIENKLKQISKDVVRIQGKDRYETSMNICKYFDENLDNVVIASGEAFPDALSGTALSAKFKAPIVITDGNNINSIKEYIKNRKFKNVIILGGEGSVSKSVQNALSFGGDTNSSKDLEVKAESFVSNLSNKNMDEVLKQLSSDLRTGYGEGIMKNYLSSVSFKGVDTKPIDVKQEEAPLGNVITLTYKVEGSSTTVDVKIKYDNDGQIYDLVFENTPVDSKYKLPTYVNMDNFTEKNVTIGDGKYKLPGVLSMPKGKGPFPAVVLVHGSGAGDMDETSGDTKVFRDISAGLASKGIAVLRYDKRANCYGILSLVDTKIDLNKETVNDAVDAVNLLKKTEGIDSNKVFVLGHSLGAMLTSTIVKDCGDNGAAGGIMMAGPVDFLDTLLEQSKYLNSIGEMNENQLKGIESVYSTVKDKNFPGNLPENTPIFGAYPYYWLSVKNSTQVNDAVSIKEPLLILQGKMDYQVDVSNLDKWKNILKNKQNVNYKSYDKLNHFFIETNSKSTEGYGKAANVPDYVVNDIINWVDEYSK; from the coding sequence ATGTTAAATAGAAATTTTAGATTAGGTTTAATTTTGGCTATTGCAGCATGTACTTGTATATCTTCTTCAGTTTATGCAGATGAAAATATTAGTGTAAAGAGACTCAGTGGTAATGATAGATATGAGACTTCTGCTAATATAGCTAGTTATTATGAAGGTGGACAATTGAACAGTGTTATTGTTACTAGTGGTAATGGATTTGCAGATGCACTTTCAAGCAGTTGCATTCAAGGATTTGGGGGTTCTCCTGTAATGCTTGTAGGAGATAATATACAAAATAGCAGTAAAACTATAAGTTATATTGAAAATCATTTAAAGAAGGATGGTATTATATATATTTTAGGAGGGGAAGCTTCTGTAAATAGTGGATTTGACAAATATTTTAAAGGAAAAGGGTTTAATAAAATAATAAGATTAGGTGGAAATGATAGATATGAAACTAATATAAAAATAGTGAATCAGGCTAATGTAAGGGAAGGTACACCAATAGTTATAGCAAATGGTGATAATTTTCCAGATGCTTTGAGTATATCTAGTATAGCGGCATATAAGGGATATCCTATTTTTATAACTCCATTTAATAATTTGCCAAGTAAGACAGAAGAAAAAATAAAGGAAATTAAACCTTCTAAAATATATGTTATAGGAGGAAGCAGTTCAATAAGTAGTGGCATAGAGAATAAATTAAAACAAATATCAAAGGATGTAGTAAGAATACAGGGAAAAGATAGGTATGAGACATCTATGAATATATGTAAATATTTTGATGAGAATTTAGATAATGTAGTAATTGCCAGTGGAGAAGCATTTCCAGATGCACTTTCTGGAACTGCTCTTTCAGCTAAATTTAAAGCACCTATAGTAATAACCGATGGAAATAATATTAACAGTATTAAAGAGTATATAAAAAATAGAAAGTTTAAAAATGTCATAATACTTGGTGGAGAGGGTTCAGTTTCAAAAAGTGTACAAAATGCTTTGAGCTTTGGTGGGGATACAAATTCATCCAAAGATTTAGAAGTTAAAGCTGAAAGTTTTGTAAGTAATCTATCAAATAAGAACATGGATGAAGTTTTAAAACAATTAAGCAGCGATTTAAGAACGGGCTATGGAGAAGGAATAATGAAAAATTATCTTTCAAGTGTAAGCTTTAAGGGAGTTGATACAAAACCAATAGATGTAAAGCAAGAAGAAGCACCACTTGGAAATGTAATTACACTAACTTATAAAGTTGAAGGAAGTTCTACCACTGTTGATGTAAAAATAAAATATGATAATGATGGACAAATATACGATTTAGTATTTGAAAATACTCCAGTTGATAGTAAGTATAAACTGCCAACTTATGTGAATATGGATAACTTTACTGAAAAGAATGTAACCATAGGTGATGGAAAATATAAATTACCAGGGGTATTAAGTATGCCTAAGGGGAAAGGTCCGTTTCCAGCAGTAGTACTTGTTCATGGCAGTGGTGCTGGTGATATGGATGAAACTTCTGGAGATACAAAAGTGTTTAGGGATATATCAGCAGGGCTTGCTTCGAAGGGGATTGCAGTATTACGATATGATAAAAGAGCGAATTGTTATGGAATATTAAGTTTAGTAGATACAAAAATTGATTTAAATAAAGAAACAGTAAATGATGCAGTGGATGCTGTAAACTTATTAAAGAAAACTGAAGGCATTGATTCGAATAAAGTTTTTGTTTTAGGACACAGTTTAGGAGCAATGCTTACATCAACAATAGTAAAAGATTGTGGTGATAATGGAGCAGCTGGAGGTATAATGATGGCTGGACCTGTAGATTTCCTTGACACTCTTTTAGAACAAAGCAAATATTTAAATTCAATAGGAGAGATGAATGAAAATCAGTTAAAGGGAATAGAAAGTGTATATAGTACAGTAAAAGATAAAAACTTTCCAGGAAATTTACCTGAAAATACACCGATTTTTGGTGCTTACCCATATTATTGGTTAAGTGTTAAGAATTCAACTCAAGTAAATGATGCTGTAAGTATAAAAGAACCTCTTCTTATTCTTCAAGGAAAAATGGATTATCAAGTGGATGTTTCTAACCTAGATAAGTGGAAAAATATATTGAAAAATAAGCAAAATGTAAATTACAAATCTTATGATAAATTAAACCACTTTTTTATAGAAACAAACTCTAAATCAACTGAAGGGTATGGAAAAGCTGCTAATGTGCCTGATTATGTTGTTAATGATATAATTAATTGGGTTGATGAATATTCAAAATAA
- a CDS encoding threonine/serine exporter family protein, whose amino-acid sequence MKAKQVLEISLCAGQMLLSSGAESYRVEETIERICNAYNLKCECMVTAKGVFISIIDLNDEKVTSLKKIRTRNVDLYRIELINSFSRDIQHDPVSYEKAKQILKDIEQAPYFSFPIRLFAASMTSFIYSLFFNGTICDSIISVIISIVIYFILEKISGIVFLQFFLSGFIIGIASIIAQNLIPLVNKGNVITGSIMILLPGVPLTNGIKDIISGDFESGITKFGEAMLIITAVGAGIGSALTIGMGIRL is encoded by the coding sequence ATGAAAGCAAAACAAGTCTTGGAAATTTCTCTTTGTGCAGGTCAAATGCTTTTAAGCAGCGGTGCAGAATCCTATAGAGTTGAAGAAACAATTGAAAGAATATGTAATGCATATAATCTAAAATGTGAATGTATGGTTACTGCTAAAGGAGTATTTATTTCTATAATAGATCTTAATGATGAAAAAGTAACTTCATTAAAAAAAATCAGAACAAGAAATGTTGATTTGTATAGAATAGAATTAATTAATTCTTTTTCAAGAGACATTCAACATGACCCTGTTTCCTATGAAAAAGCTAAACAAATACTAAAAGATATAGAACAAGCTCCATACTTCAGTTTTCCAATAAGACTATTTGCTGCTAGTATGACTTCATTTATTTATTCACTATTTTTTAATGGTACTATATGTGATTCAATAATTTCTGTAATTATAAGTATAGTTATTTATTTTATACTAGAAAAAATATCTGGAATTGTTTTTTTACAATTTTTTCTTTCAGGTTTTATTATAGGTATTGCCAGTATAATCGCTCAAAACTTAATACCTCTTGTAAACAAAGGTAATGTAATAACTGGATCAATAATGATACTATTACCAGGAGTTCCTCTCACTAATGGCATAAAAGATATTATATCTGGTGACTTTGAATCAGGCATAACTAAATTTGGTGAAGCAATGCTTATTATAACAGCAGTAGGAGCAGGCATCGGTTCAGCATTAACTATTGGGATGGGTATAAGACTATGA
- a CDS encoding ABC transporter ATP-binding protein has protein sequence MNENIIEIKNLKKYFNVGKGSVLKAVDDVSFNIKKGETLGLVGESGCGKTTCGRTVLGLYSATEGEVLFEGVDIHKLKRKEKVDFTKKAQMIFQDPYASLNPRMTVGDIIGEGIDIHNIYRGKERMEKIYEALNLVGLNKEHASRFPHEFSGGQRQRIGIARALIINPQFIVCDEPISALDVSIQAQVVNLLIKLQNELELTYLFIAHDLSMVKHISDRVGVMYLGKIVELASSHELYEKPIHPYTKALLSAIPIPDPKIEKERNRIMLEGEVLSPINTKSGCRFASRCRFAKSECKEKTPEFKEVEKDHFVACHII, from the coding sequence ATGAATGAAAATATAATAGAAATAAAAAATCTTAAGAAATATTTTAATGTAGGAAAAGGGTCTGTGCTTAAAGCAGTAGATGATGTAAGCTTTAATATAAAAAAGGGTGAGACTTTAGGGCTTGTTGGAGAATCAGGATGCGGAAAAACAACTTGTGGAAGAACGGTTTTAGGACTTTATTCTGCAACAGAAGGTGAAGTTCTATTTGAAGGTGTTGATATTCATAAATTAAAGAGAAAAGAAAAAGTAGATTTTACAAAAAAAGCACAAATGATATTTCAAGATCCATATGCATCTTTAAATCCAAGGATGACAGTTGGAGATATAATTGGTGAAGGAATAGATATACATAATATTTATAGAGGAAAAGAAAGAATGGAAAAGATATATGAAGCTTTAAATTTAGTTGGACTAAATAAGGAACATGCATCTAGATTTCCACATGAATTTTCAGGAGGACAAAGACAAAGAATAGGAATAGCTAGAGCACTTATTATAAATCCCCAATTTATAGTATGTGATGAACCAATATCAGCTCTTGATGTTTCAATACAAGCTCAAGTAGTTAATCTTTTAATTAAACTTCAAAATGAGTTGGAACTAACATATTTGTTCATTGCTCATGATCTTTCAATGGTTAAGCATATATCTGATAGAGTTGGCGTTATGTATTTAGGAAAGATAGTGGAATTGGCTTCTAGTCATGAATTATATGAAAAGCCAATTCATCCATATACAAAAGCACTACTTTCAGCGATTCCTATCCCTGACCCTAAAATTGAAAAAGAGAGGAATAGAATAATGCTTGAGGGTGAGGTTCTAAGTCCAATAAATACTAAATCTGGTTGTAGGTTTGCTTCAAGATGTAGGTTTGCAAAGTCCGAGTGTAAGGAAAAAACGCCAGAATTTAAAGAAGTAGAAAAAGATCATTTTGTGGCATGTCATATTATATAG